One window from the genome of Sandaracinaceae bacterium encodes:
- a CDS encoding tetratricopeptide repeat protein: MPPLKVVSSSPSPEECLREALQAESPSLRASFAEQGLATEGDLEPDTEVLLLRQLYLARLDTHRFRDAADIALRMTRLGPLKDVAHHDASRAFAALGDLDEAISQQRLAARAAPPDRRSFQWWSLATLLQHGDRRDAAIRALRRGERWAHEDRPLLRAHRAWLRLEAGQVPSQLESICDELERSRGGKGYGQLVLGMIRHRLGDPRRAAVHLRAFLRRNASADPAKAITLREELRCARETLAVIESD; the protein is encoded by the coding sequence ATGCCTCCTCTGAAAGTGGTCTCGAGTTCGCCCTCACCCGAGGAGTGCCTGCGGGAGGCTCTTCAGGCGGAGAGCCCCAGCCTGCGGGCGTCATTCGCCGAGCAGGGCCTCGCCACGGAGGGAGACCTCGAACCTGATACCGAAGTGCTCTTGCTACGCCAGCTCTACCTGGCGCGGCTCGATACGCATCGATTTCGCGACGCGGCGGACATCGCCCTGCGCATGACCCGCCTCGGCCCGCTGAAGGACGTCGCGCATCACGACGCGAGCCGCGCCTTCGCGGCGCTGGGAGATCTGGACGAGGCCATCTCGCAGCAGCGCCTCGCCGCGCGCGCGGCGCCTCCCGATCGCAGAAGCTTCCAGTGGTGGTCGCTCGCGACGCTGCTCCAGCACGGCGATCGACGCGACGCGGCCATTCGCGCGCTCCGCCGCGGCGAGCGCTGGGCTCACGAGGACCGACCGCTCCTGCGTGCCCACCGCGCGTGGCTCCGCCTCGAGGCGGGCCAGGTCCCCTCGCAGCTCGAGTCCATCTGCGACGAGCTGGAGCGCTCGCGCGGCGGCAAGGGCTACGGCCAGCTCGTCCTCGGCATGATCCGCCATCGCCTCGGCGACCCCCGCCGCGCCGCGGTCCACCTCCGCGCCTTCCTCCGCCGCAACGCCTCCGCCGACCCCGCCAAGGCCATCACGCTCCGCGAAGAGCTGCGCTGCGCCCGCGAGACCCTCGCCGTCATCGAGTCGGACTGA
- a CDS encoding patatin-like phospholipase family protein, with translation MLALVMSGGGARGAYEVGVLSYLYGQLAGQRPPAFDIVSGTSVGAINGAFLASVAHDPVPGVRRLLEVWRELEMPHVLGFNMVQAQRLHRVLLGGRKGAGLFDASPMTDIIRSEIHYRQIARNIRSGHLRALTVTATHVPTGQPTVFVDKHPSVALPQLSARNVVVRTAHVMPYHVLASAAIPILFPPVFIRTDLYCDGGLRLNTPLGPAIRLGADRVLVIGMTGESNERVEIPPDRFPGLPFLLGKVLDAFLLDHVNLDVEELERVNLLLKDGIAAFGPDFLEKLNAEAAKRGHPPRRLVEALVIRPSRDMGEMAADYLRRERVAIRRKLGRAFLRLMDVGEGADSADMASYLLFDGGFASELIDLGWADAAARHDELEAFLGLGAP, from the coding sequence ATGCTCGCGCTGGTGATGAGCGGGGGAGGGGCGCGAGGCGCCTACGAGGTGGGCGTCCTGTCGTACCTCTACGGGCAGCTCGCCGGGCAGCGACCGCCCGCCTTCGACATCGTGAGCGGCACCAGCGTCGGGGCGATCAACGGCGCCTTCCTCGCCTCCGTCGCACACGATCCAGTGCCCGGCGTCCGCCGCCTGCTCGAGGTGTGGCGCGAGCTCGAGATGCCTCACGTGCTCGGGTTCAACATGGTGCAGGCGCAGCGCCTCCACCGGGTGCTGCTCGGGGGGCGGAAGGGCGCGGGGCTCTTCGATGCGTCCCCGATGACCGACATCATCCGCTCGGAGATCCACTACCGGCAGATCGCTCGCAACATCCGCAGCGGGCACCTCCGGGCGCTGACGGTGACCGCTACGCACGTCCCGACCGGGCAGCCGACCGTCTTCGTCGACAAGCACCCCAGCGTGGCGCTCCCGCAGCTCTCGGCGCGCAACGTCGTGGTGCGCACCGCCCACGTGATGCCGTACCACGTGCTCGCATCGGCAGCGATACCGATCCTCTTCCCCCCGGTGTTCATCCGGACCGACCTCTACTGCGACGGCGGGCTCCGCCTCAACACCCCGCTCGGGCCCGCCATCCGGCTGGGAGCGGACCGCGTCCTCGTGATCGGCATGACCGGCGAGAGCAACGAGCGGGTGGAGATCCCCCCCGACCGCTTCCCGGGCCTGCCGTTCTTGCTGGGCAAGGTGCTCGACGCCTTCCTGCTCGACCACGTCAACCTGGACGTCGAGGAGCTCGAGCGGGTCAACCTGTTGCTGAAGGACGGGATCGCCGCGTTCGGCCCCGACTTCCTCGAGAAGCTGAACGCCGAGGCCGCCAAGCGGGGACACCCGCCCCGCCGACTCGTCGAGGCGCTCGTCATCCGACCGAGTCGGGACATGGGCGAGATGGCCGCCGACTACCTTCGCCGCGAGCGGGTGGCGATCCGCCGGAAGCTCGGCCGCGCGTTCCTGCGCCTCATGGACGTCGGAGAGGGCGCCGACTCTGCCGACATGGCGAGCTATCTGCTCTTCGACGGCGGCTTCGCGTCCGAGCTCATCGACCTCGGCTGGGCGGACGCCGCGGCCCGACACGACGAGCTGGAGGCGTTCCTGGGCCTCGGAGCCCCGTGA
- a CDS encoding protein kinase — MPTPSTPPPESLGRYRVVRRLGAGGMAEVFLAKSTGAEGIEKILVVKRVLPTFARSPKFISMFVDEAKVAMRLNHPNIVQVYAFEQVRDEFLLAMEFVDGLDLGRLISGARRQGRAIPPGLAAYVVSEMAKGLDYAHNRKDESGVPMDIVHRDVSPQNVLLSYDGIVKIADFGIARARLVSEETGVIKGKFSYMSPEQARGQRVDRRSDVYSIGVLFAELLMNRVMYPGQQGMEVLEKVRDGKLTLPRQVNRDCPPELDEIVRRATAYDREERYQTARSLAGALSRWLHGQEEILDALDLEQFINEIAPREVTSPDGPTGGRTSGTAETHASLPHAAGRELRERRNVVVVHGRLRGEAEITGVERTGRSISDQAVRVLDDIAYKYHAILDWPDGQGKRSFRLLIGLGRVSVDDPLHAVRLAMDVLDAFEGLSADLLVPLTASIGLSRGVVATVRAPNGRLRYQPLEGVFEVARELGDHGESEEILATGEVFRLARRAFSFDERDVREITVTGTQAGPRRFRAYRLRGARTREERAAEALAVAGQVGLFGRSMEIQALVDAYEELVRDQQSAYFCIGGELGVGKSALVAAAIEAFEPTPRLLRIECVFGSSEVPYGAVAELVREACDIPEDASGEEARRKLTDKLEGILPRDVRATARDALEPLIAPVASEDPGDRSAGLIRAVRALLAGLADQGPLVVWVDALQFTDTPSLQLMARLMAQSYPVPLMVVLSTRAEERVDELLGGVPRIDLEELDDDDRVSLVAARFGGAEVPREVQDKIVHRAGGNPFFLIELIDALLERDVVRIEGEGDARRVVRRSGAAFALPTTLEDVIAARLAELPEHERHALRWLAVTGPGLRLSELRTLTGENLESDLGALAERGLVQERAGGVLFFPSAVVRHVAYESIDSSDRVRMHRMMANYLTALDAVPPARLAHHREQAGDRSGAANAYLAAAQGAHLMYSHEDAMRFYGRALSLVAPDSVQAFEAHEGREQILRALGRRKEQRNELEALRALAERSRDSHQIAIAFSRLARFDLDAARPTGVDALLRRALDAAIQGEDKASEIEALRLLGQLRRDQGDTQGAIEALDRALARAGRDVDFLSARGQTLVQKAILLWRSGRVDDSLEAGAEAVAIFRRLGLKGHEAHALSSLGVALAHKGSFEDAIAMMRASILLDREIGDRLHLGRKVSNVGQLYAELGDVDNAIGFLQRALDVFELVDDQSGQSDTLCAMAELLAEQVGDLEAADGVLSDARSLAERIQDPYDLAHVGLVEAGLWIHRDEPRRAERLAKEAASHARAAGARGYELLAMAARSDALSRLDELDEARRVATDVLRNARDRSDVERAERVYYQVAVALARCSEPREAERALANARAVVDARLEHIRDPRLRTLYVESKWVKSIRRDLPIA; from the coding sequence GCCCACAACCGCAAGGACGAGAGCGGCGTGCCGATGGACATCGTGCACCGCGACGTCAGCCCGCAGAACGTCTTGCTCAGCTACGACGGGATCGTGAAGATCGCCGACTTCGGCATCGCGCGGGCCCGGCTGGTCAGCGAGGAGACGGGCGTCATCAAGGGGAAATTCTCCTACATGTCGCCCGAGCAGGCGCGCGGGCAGCGCGTGGACCGCCGGAGCGACGTCTACTCCATCGGCGTCCTCTTCGCCGAGCTGCTGATGAACCGGGTCATGTATCCGGGCCAGCAGGGCATGGAGGTGCTCGAGAAGGTGCGCGACGGCAAGCTCACGTTGCCGCGCCAGGTGAACCGCGACTGCCCGCCGGAGCTCGACGAGATCGTGCGGCGCGCCACCGCCTACGATCGCGAGGAGCGGTATCAGACTGCGCGCTCTCTGGCCGGCGCGCTCTCGCGGTGGCTCCACGGGCAGGAGGAGATCCTCGACGCGCTCGATCTCGAGCAATTCATCAACGAGATCGCGCCGCGCGAGGTCACGAGCCCGGACGGCCCGACCGGCGGGCGCACGTCCGGCACGGCCGAGACCCACGCCTCGCTCCCGCACGCCGCGGGGCGCGAGCTCCGGGAGCGGCGCAACGTCGTCGTGGTGCACGGCCGTCTCCGCGGGGAGGCCGAGATCACGGGCGTCGAGCGAACGGGCCGGAGCATCTCCGACCAGGCCGTCCGCGTCCTCGACGACATCGCCTACAAGTATCACGCGATCCTCGACTGGCCGGACGGGCAGGGCAAGCGCAGCTTCCGGCTGCTCATCGGGCTGGGCCGGGTGTCGGTGGACGATCCCCTCCACGCGGTCCGCCTCGCGATGGACGTGCTGGACGCCTTCGAGGGGCTGAGCGCCGACCTCCTCGTGCCGCTCACCGCGTCGATCGGCCTCTCGCGCGGTGTGGTGGCCACGGTTCGCGCGCCCAACGGTCGGCTCCGATACCAGCCCCTCGAGGGCGTCTTCGAGGTCGCGAGAGAGCTCGGCGATCATGGAGAGTCGGAGGAGATCCTCGCCACCGGGGAGGTCTTCCGGCTCGCGCGTCGGGCGTTCTCGTTCGACGAGCGCGACGTCCGCGAGATCACCGTGACCGGCACCCAGGCCGGGCCTCGCCGCTTCCGGGCGTATCGACTGCGAGGCGCCCGCACGCGTGAGGAGCGCGCGGCGGAGGCCCTCGCGGTGGCGGGGCAGGTGGGGCTCTTCGGTCGCTCGATGGAGATCCAGGCCCTGGTCGACGCCTACGAGGAGCTCGTGCGGGATCAGCAGTCGGCCTACTTCTGCATCGGCGGCGAGCTCGGGGTGGGCAAGAGCGCGCTCGTCGCGGCCGCGATCGAGGCCTTCGAGCCCACGCCGCGTCTCCTCCGGATCGAGTGCGTCTTCGGCAGCTCCGAGGTGCCCTACGGCGCGGTGGCGGAGCTGGTGCGGGAGGCGTGTGACATCCCCGAGGACGCGTCGGGCGAGGAGGCGCGGCGCAAGCTCACCGACAAGCTCGAGGGCATCCTCCCGCGCGACGTGCGCGCGACCGCCCGCGACGCGCTCGAGCCGCTGATCGCCCCCGTCGCGAGCGAGGACCCGGGAGACCGCAGCGCAGGTTTGATACGGGCCGTGCGCGCCCTGCTCGCGGGCCTCGCGGACCAGGGGCCGCTCGTGGTCTGGGTGGACGCGCTCCAGTTCACCGACACGCCGAGCCTCCAGCTGATGGCCCGGCTGATGGCGCAGAGCTACCCCGTCCCCCTCATGGTCGTGCTCTCGACCCGGGCCGAGGAGCGCGTCGACGAGCTGCTGGGCGGCGTGCCGCGCATCGACCTCGAGGAGCTGGACGACGACGACCGCGTGAGCCTGGTCGCGGCCCGCTTCGGGGGCGCCGAGGTGCCGCGCGAGGTCCAGGACAAGATCGTGCACCGCGCTGGCGGCAACCCGTTCTTCCTGATCGAGCTCATCGACGCGCTGCTCGAGCGCGACGTGGTCCGGATCGAGGGCGAGGGTGACGCCCGGCGCGTCGTGCGCCGCAGCGGCGCCGCGTTCGCGCTCCCGACCACGCTCGAGGACGTCATCGCGGCCCGCCTCGCCGAGCTGCCGGAGCACGAGCGACACGCCCTGCGGTGGCTGGCCGTCACCGGCCCGGGGCTTCGCCTGTCCGAGCTCCGCACCCTGACGGGGGAGAACCTGGAGAGCGACCTCGGGGCGCTGGCCGAGCGCGGGCTCGTGCAGGAGCGCGCGGGCGGGGTGCTGTTCTTCCCGAGCGCGGTGGTGCGTCACGTCGCCTACGAGAGCATCGACAGCAGCGACCGCGTCCGCATGCACCGCATGATGGCGAACTACCTGACCGCGCTGGACGCGGTCCCTCCGGCGCGCCTGGCGCACCATCGCGAGCAGGCCGGGGATCGCTCGGGGGCGGCCAACGCCTACCTGGCCGCGGCGCAGGGCGCGCACCTCATGTACAGCCACGAGGACGCGATGCGCTTCTACGGGCGGGCGCTCTCGCTCGTCGCGCCCGACTCCGTCCAGGCGTTCGAGGCGCACGAGGGGCGTGAGCAGATCCTGCGCGCGCTGGGGCGTCGCAAAGAGCAGCGCAACGAGCTGGAGGCCCTCCGCGCCCTGGCCGAGCGCTCGCGCGACTCGCACCAGATCGCGATCGCGTTCAGCCGGCTGGCGCGCTTCGACCTCGACGCGGCGCGGCCGACCGGCGTCGACGCGCTCCTCCGACGCGCGCTCGACGCGGCCATCCAGGGCGAGGACAAGGCCTCGGAGATCGAGGCGCTGCGCCTGCTCGGACAGCTCCGCCGTGACCAGGGTGATACGCAGGGCGCCATCGAGGCCCTGGACCGCGCTTTGGCGCGCGCGGGGAGAGACGTCGACTTCCTGAGCGCGCGCGGCCAGACCCTCGTGCAGAAGGCGATCCTCCTCTGGCGCTCGGGCCGGGTCGACGACTCGCTGGAGGCGGGCGCGGAGGCGGTGGCGATCTTCCGGCGCCTCGGCCTCAAGGGCCACGAGGCGCACGCCCTCTCGAGCCTCGGCGTCGCGCTCGCGCACAAGGGGAGCTTCGAGGACGCCATCGCCATGATGCGCGCGTCCATCCTCCTCGACCGGGAGATCGGCGACCGCCTGCACCTGGGGCGGAAGGTGTCGAACGTGGGCCAGCTCTACGCGGAGCTCGGCGACGTGGACAACGCCATCGGGTTCCTGCAGCGCGCCCTCGACGTCTTCGAGCTGGTCGACGACCAGTCCGGGCAGTCGGACACCCTCTGCGCGATGGCCGAGCTCCTCGCGGAGCAGGTCGGCGACCTCGAGGCCGCGGACGGAGTGCTCTCCGACGCGCGCTCTCTCGCCGAGCGAATTCAAGATCCCTATGATCTCGCGCACGTGGGGCTCGTGGAGGCCGGCCTGTGGATCCATCGCGACGAGCCCCGGCGCGCGGAGCGTCTGGCGAAGGAGGCCGCGTCTCACGCGCGCGCCGCGGGAGCGCGGGGCTACGAGCTGCTCGCGATGGCGGCCCGCTCCGACGCGCTCTCCCGGCTCGACGAGCTCGACGAGGCGCGCCGCGTCGCGACGGACGTGCTCCGGAACGCCCGCGACCGCTCCGACGTCGAGCGCGCCGAGCGCGTCTACTATCAGGTCGCCGTCGCGCTCGCGCGTTGCAGCGAGCCCCGGGAGGCCGAGCGCGCGCTCGCCAACGCCCGCGCCGTGGTCGACGCCCGGCTCGAGCACATCCGGGATCCTCGCCTCCGCACCCTCTACGTCGAGTCGAAGTGGGTGAAGTCCATCCGGCGGGACCTACCGATCGCCTGA